TTGCAAATCCTTGGCCCTTGATTTCATTGTGCTAGTTATGAATGGTGGTATTATTATCATCTATACCCTTGAAAGTATGATAATCTGAGTATACATAACTCCATTTTATTGTTCCTGCAGAGTACAAATTTAATTCCATGCCAAATGTATGATATTTTATACATGAGTTTGTATGAGTTTTTGAGACCTCTATATAATAAGTTAGATTTCTGATTGcctgaaaagcaaaaatacatttcacagtGACTTGAAAAAATGGTGGATGTAGCAAATGTGATACAAATTAAAGCTCACATATGCAAATTTCATCAGAAGGTTCGATGAATACTCCGTTTTCaggaaatctcttttttagtgAGTCAGTATACATGGTTTAAGCATGTGGAGAAATACAAAGCATGCAGGCTTTGGACTTTTAAGTCATGCTTGCAACCCTGTGAGTGGTGTTTGAGGGAGAGTTTTGCACACTACAGTTATATATTTGGAGTTAATTAGCTTCAGCGCTGGATTTTTGCTTTTATACAGAGGCAGACTTTTTGCTAAGTTAAGTGGCTGCCTCTAGCCTGATATTATCTTTGTACATATATCATGAAAGTGATATCCATCTTCTCATCTTTAGTAACTCTTGATGAGAAAGATCCAAAAGTGAAGTGCTGTTGTATGTACTGTTTATTGTTCAGAATTTCTGGACACAGACTGCTTTTAAGCATCCAGTGGGTGCGCAGATTTCCTAGTATTGCTTGTTGTACTCCTCGTACTCCCCACAACcactagacacacacacacaccccattCACCCCTCTTCCAGGCAATTTTGGCTCAGAAACATCATGTGTAAAGACCATTATGCTCCCGGCTTCACACAACATCTATAGGAAAGGTCCTCTTTGAATTGACAGCTCAATTGCTTGGAGGCAAAGCATCATAGAAAGAAACCAAAACCCCAGCAGGATTCCTTTGGATTAGAAATAGAACAGAGGACATTTTgacttttcatattttttgcctttcagcacaaaacaaaaaacttatcATGATGTGATTCCCATTTCCTGCCTTACTGAGTTCCCCAATGTGGTTCAGATGGCCAAGGTAAAAACGTATGATTATCttcatacacacaaaaaaatctctCTGCATATAATTTGACTTTGTCAAGTGTATTTTTTCATTCACAGCTTGTTTGTGAAGAAGTAAACGTGGATAGGTTTTACCCTGTCCTCTATCCGAAGGTAAGCAGTACTCCTCATTGCCACTTTGTCTTTTGATTCGTGTTATCTCACAATAGTAAAGTACCATGAATCTGACTAGAAACTCAATTTTCTCTAATCCTCAGGCATCAAGGCTCATTGTCACCTTTGATGAGCATGTAATTAGCAACAATTTCAAGTTTGGGGTTATTTATCAAAAGTTTGGTCAGGTGAGTGCACTTCAGTCATGCTGCTGCAGCTTATCTTAGCTTTTGAAGTCACGCATCACTCTTCCTGAAAATTTTATTTGCTTCTTCCCTGCAGACATCAGAGGAGGAGCTGTTTGGGAACATGGAAGAAAGTCCAGCCTTTGTTGAGTTCTTGGAGTTTCTGGGACATAAGATTGAACTTCATGACTTTAAAGGGTTTGGACAGTTTGCATTATGAAGTCTTTCccccaaaaacagaaaaactgaccTTTTAAAGTACTTTTGGTTATTCTCACTCATCATTCTATTGATCAGTGTTGGCTTAAAGAGCAATGTAAAAAGCCCTGATATTTGTAGTATTGACTGAGGGATTaagcaagcaaaaaaaaaaagtgccctTGGCATTTCCTCAATGATGAATCAGCATGGATGAACAGTTGTCAGAGACCACGCACCTATGTTCCACTTTTCCGCTTTATCATTCTCTCTTCTGTCttgtgtctctctgctgttCACCACAGTgttatacagggtgggccatttatatggatacaccgtaataaaatgggaatggttggtgatattaaagtcctgtttgtggcacattagtatatctGAGGgcgcaaactcctcaagatgggtggtgaccatgggggccatttagaagtcggccatcttggatacaacttttgttttttcaataggaagagggccatgtgacacatcaaacttattggtaatgtcacaagaaaaacaatggtgtgcttgatttcaatgtaactttgttctttcatgagttatttacaagtttctgaccacttataaaatgtgttcaatgtgctgcccattgtgttggattgtcaatgcaaccctcttctcccactcttcacacactgatagcaacaccgcaggagaaatgccagcacaggcatccagtatccgtagtttcaggtgctgcacatctcgtatcttcacaccatagacaattgccttcagatgaccccaaagataaaagtctaagggggtcagatcgggagaccttgggggccattcaactggcccacgacgaccaatccactttccagaaaactgttcatctaggaatgctcggacctggcacccataatgtggtggtgcaccatcttgctggaaaaactcagggaacgttccagcttcagtgcataaagagggaaacacatcatgatgtagcaatttcaaatccagtggccttgaggtttccattgatgaagaatggacccactatcgttgtaccccatataccacaccaaaccatcacttttgttgttccaacagtctttgagggatccatccaatgtgggttagtgtcagaccaatagcggtggttttgtttgttaacttcaacattcacataaaagtttgcctcatcactgaacaaaatcttctgcgtgaactgagggtcctgttccaatttttgttttgcccattctgcaaattctgtgcgccgatctgggtcatcctcgttgagatgctgcagtagctggagtttgtaagggtgccatttgtgagtagctaatatccgccgaagggatgttcaactaatgccactctccagtgacatgcggcgagtgttacgctgtgggctcttgctgaatgaagctaggacagccactgatgtttcttcattagtgacagttttcttgcgtccacattttggcaaatccaacactgaaccagtttcacgaaacttagcaagcagtttgctgactgtagcatgggagatgggtggtctcgtagggtgtcttgcattgaaatctgctgcaatgacccggttaatgcgttcaccagatatcaacacagtttcgatccgctcctcatgtgttaacctcttcgacatgtcaatggctgtgaacaaagagaaacttgtaaataactcatgagagaataaagttacgttgaaaccaagcacaccattgtttttcttgtgacattaccaataagtttgatgtgtcacatggccctcttcctattgaaaaaaacaaaagttgtatccaagatggccgacttctaaatggccaccatggtcaccacccatcttgaggagtttgcgcCCTCagatatactaatgtgccacaaacaggactttaatatcaccaaccattcccattttattacggtgtatccatataaatggcccaccctgtacttgCATCCTTCTCTTGTTTCCTCCTCTCTTATTTTTATTGCCTCTGCCCTTAgctttcttttgtcttctctttccTCCCTTGTAGTTTTCGTGGTGGGCTCGATGTCACTCATGGCCAGACAGGGACAGAATCCGTCTACACAAATTTCCATAATAAGGAGATCATGTTTCATGTGTCCACCAAACTGCCTTACACAGAAGGAGACTCACAGCAGGTATAGTAATAATGCCAATGATTAATCATTTAGGAAACCAGTTTGTGTTTTCAGGACCTTTAGAAATCGATTTGTGAAAGGTCTGTGCTTGTGACACATTCATgcgtctgcagcagcagctggcgGGTCAAGGCATTTAACTCAATGCTGATAAAGGAAGAtgaatcattttcatttgtaaCTATGATgtgcaaagtgaaaaaaaataatgattaaaattgTACTTCAGGGATACTACTTTGCTTTTTTGCTGAGAGTTGTTGAGAAGAACTGCCCTAATGTTCTTACAATAAACACTATATTGAGACTAAAAACAGCTTGAAGTAAACAGCTTTTCTGGCTCGTTATTAAAGGTAACGAGCGAGACTCCTCTAACGTGTTataaatttgtttatttttttgtaatattgATTTCTGGTGTTTGACCTTACTTCAGCTTTTGATGCCATCAATATCACAATTCTGAGTTCACTTTAAAGGTCGGCCTCAAAGAAAGAAGCCTGGTTTACATCATATTTGTTAGATTAAGCTCAGCGATCGCTGATGATTCGTCTTCTTTAGGGGCCAATCTGACATGTGTTGTTCCCATGACTCCATTCTGGGCTCCTTGTTGTTCTCTAATTACATGCCTCCAGTTGGGCTTATCCAGACAAATTATTCATGATGATCACACAGATTTACATCCTATTaaaagctgtgaaaaaaaaaatgaagtagcCTATAGCTGCTTAAGCCTCCCTTTACTAGTTACCAGTTAATTTGAGACTTGATCATTTTGCTGATCATAATAAAACTCCAAATTAAAATCCAGGTTATTGATATGGAAATGTTTCGCAGGACTTCATTCAGTTCTCCAAAGGACAGGTCACACTAAGTCCGCTGAGGTGAGATCTTGACTTTGACTGGGCCTATTGCAACactgattgttttctttttcagtacATCAGTTGCAGATTTGTtgtgtgcttgggatcattgacCTGTTGTGTGACATAATTTAGGCCAAACATtgactgtcagacagatggcctcttgtacagaggagttcatggttgacttaatgactgcaaggtgcctaTGTCCAGGACTGCATAGAGCCCTTCTAAAGCTTTTGTACATACATATCTTccatgtttgttatttttattacagcATTCCAGAGATTGGCAGATATTAACAAAGAAAGTAAATTTATATAGAATTCCACGTTTGTTGTGCTCACTTACCCCACAGAGAAATAGCATTTTTAAGGGTTACCATTTCCACTAGCATTACAGTGGCCTTTTTTTGTACTGAAGTTTCTCCTCTCTTGAAGACTTTTATCTATTTGATGTTATGTTGCAGTGAGCTGCATTAGTCCTTAGCTGCTCTTCAGTCCCTTCTAGAGTGGTTTGAACTTTGTTACCGCAGTAACCTTGTACAGATGGTCCATATTGCCTAGGCatggagagacacagagagcaTAAACAACACCCACATGAGATGATTCACCAGGGAACTCAGGAAAAGAAGGCAAGGTGCAAGAGTAATAGCTCAGTATTCAGTATTTCAGGgaggaaaaagtaaaagattTCTGTTGCCAGACCTTACTGAATGTAATCAGATTTGAAAGGTCTTACAGTAATAACAGATGTCAAGTGTTTCAAATCAGTGACACATACGCTGTTTCTGTGTGGTGATGGTATACGATTGCAGTGTTTGGAAAAATTAGATAAACCGTCTTCAGCTATATGGTTTCAGAGAGTCCTTGTGTGAGTGTATACCGACAGATAATCAGCTCAGGGATGATGCAGTAGTAGCCTGGATGACATGAATCATAGCCATGTGTAGCTATCTAATTCACCTTCATTACTGTCATAAAAATACATTCTTTACAAAACCTTAATATTTTTGTCAATTTCAGCTGAATATTGTAAAACTTGACTTAGTTCCTATCAGACTTTCAACACAGTTACATAAAACTCATTTTGCAGATAAACTCAGTAGTGATAAAGTTATCAGAAAACCATCAGTTGTGAGACTGAGAGCatctttgatgttttttcacatcatttcactttttttttaatttaataaactggCATATTTATAAACACTTCCCAGAATCAGAAACACATGTCTTCTTCATATGAACAAACAAACCTAAGTTATGACCTTATTAAACTGCTAGTAGAAAAGCAAACACCATGATCATCTCTAAATCCTATTTGCTGTATTGTATTTTGCTTCCAGTTTGACTCTAACACAAGCACCAGCCAACACAAGAGCTCTTTTCAACAGGTGTGAAGTAGCTTTGTAAAAAGGCTGTTAATTAGTCTGTCAAAGACAAAGGCTAATAAGTGAATGCTGCTGCTGAGCAAGTGTCACAGTACTGGGGAGTTTTCTGTGGGGGAATAtccagtccttttttttttccttaataaaGGCTGCCTGCAATGAGAATACATCCCCCTGAGTGATTGATTTCCTTTATCACCAAATTGTACCCATTTGCAAAACCTGATATATCTTGCCTCCACTTATATGCGGTGGTAACATTTGGGTCACACGGTTTCCACGATAAGCATCTTTCTTCTAGCTTGGTGGGCTGAACTGAATATGATATGATATTCCCACATTCACTAGCTTCTcaaattattttactgcttgGTTCCTGAAAAGAAATATGGGACGCTGTTAAGTCTCAAACAGGAAATATGCTTTGACTCCTGGAAAGTCCTTTTCTTCGTTtagaaggaagagaaaaaatTAGATAGTCTTCTTAGATAGTCATAGAAGTGCTTGAGCTGTTTAATCAAAGTTCCTAGCAATAATGCAATGAAGTGACATCTATTCATACTTGAGCAAAGGAAGAAGATATCCCTAATGCAGAGCTTTTTGAAAGATACCGCTTGGATAAAATTTAATACTTGAGAACAGTCCCTTTGTCCTCCAAATGCATGAGTGTCCTTCTGGCAACTTCAAGCTTTTGGCACCAAAGAAGATGAAGTTATTTTGCAGCCATGATAACATTCAGTCGTCAGCAGATTCataaagcattttttgtttGAGTTTGCAGTACCTCCACTGATACTGAGAATCGTTAATTACCAAAACATCCACACTTTGCTTAAATCATTCAAACTCAGTCTTAACTACAGTGAAAAATCTGTTTGCCAAAACAGATTTCTGTCTGTACTTTCAGAAGTGCTATATATACCCATGAGTTGCatgttttttgtatatatatttattttctgtaaaatattgagatttTTCATCTTATTAAATTGTTGGAACAAGAGCTTCAAGATGGATTTAATTTTTTGGCTGATGGCGTCACGCGTCTCAGAGGGAGAGATTGTGCTCTCTTGGATTAAAGTCATGTCTACCTTGCCAGTCAGTCTTTTAGAGCGATTGCtggcagtgacttttttttttgacaggcCTGTATTTGTGTTAGTAGAAGTGGTCATTTGAGATGTTTCCGCTGTTGTTAGCTTTGTTTATCTGTGCCCTCCAGCTGCAGAGAAAGAGACACATAGGCAACGACATTGTGGCCATCGTGTTCCAGGAGGAAAATACGCCCTTTGTACCAGACATGATCCAGTCTAACTTCCTGCATGCATATGTGGTGGTGCAGGTGGAAAATGCATGCACAGACAATGTCACCTACAAGGTTGGTTCTAAGGACAGTCAGTACTGTATCAAGAGGATTTGAACAATAGGGATTTGTAACACCCATTTATAGATTTGCTCATCCATTATTAAGCAATTTTATTCTACTCTCTAGCTTTTAATAGGGGCATGTGTATTTCAGTCTCTCTAGGCTTACCTGCTTTCTTTCTTAGGTCTCTGTGACAGCAAGAGATGATGTACCCTTCTTTGGGCCTGCTTTGCCTGACCCCGCCATCTTCAAAAAGGTCAGTTAATGCCATATTCTCCTTTGCAAGCACACAGATAAAAAATTGTTTTACTCTGACCTCTcacctttttatttgttttattcagGGCCCTGAGTTTCATGAGTTCCTCTTCACTAAACTCATTAATGCAGAATACGCCTGCTACAAGGCTGAGAAGTTTGCCAAGTTAGAGGTGAGAAGCACACTAGAGCAAATTGTGCCAAGGGAGTGTGAATGTCTGTAGTGTTGATGCAGACTTAAGCACACACCTGTCTGCACAGGTCTTCATCCTGCTGGCTGTACTGATACGAAGTGGAAACATAGATTGTTGTCCAAATCATCTCAGGCAACAACCCTGATTCTTATCAGCTTCGTTGCTGATGTTTATCATCCTGAAGCAATTGTTCAATCCCTCGTTTTAAATGGTGAATATTAGGTTTCTAGTAGGTATAAAAACGAATTGTCTTGTTTGTTGTTGTCAGGAGCGAACTCGTTCGGCGCTTTTGGAAACACTGTATGAGGAGCTGCACATAAACAGTCAGTCCATGATGGGTCTGGGTGGCGACGAAGATAAGCTGGAGAacgggggaggaggaggaggtggaggaggaggaggcttcTTTGAATCATTCAAGGTAAACTGTCGTTCCTCATTTGATGGAGTGCCTTGGTAATCTGCAACTCTACATGCATGAGAGAGAATAGTGATGAGTGGAGAAACTTTTaaggtgctttattttgttCGTCCTCTGTCTCTTGGCTGGGATTCTGGGTATTCACACATCAAAAAACAAAGCATTGAAAATCTGCGGTATCTCAAAGGACCAGTCCTGTGGCATTTGCATTCCTTACTTGGCTGTGACTGCTGAACTCAGTGTGTTCTCACATGATGGTGTGGTTTTGAGGCTGTGGAGTGTCCTGTTGTGTATGAAAGGCACTTTGCTCTGACTGAGAGCGCTCCATCAATGACCATTAGGGTGGTGGAGCGTAGCTCAGCTGCTGAGGCACGGCAGTAGAAGCTGTGATGGTGTGTGCCTGATGAACGATTTAATGACCCCTCATTAGGGAGCTGATGGTGCAGTTTGGATGTCTCCTCATGGGCAGCATtcctttgctgttttgctcttCGCTCTGTGATGATCACTAGTTCTAGGTCATCTTTTCTGCTATTTCTCTGCAACTtcagagatatatatataaagctTTTCTTTCATCCTCTCTTGCTCTGCTGTTTGCTAATGTCTGTCTTTCTTCCATACATTCATAAACTTATATAGATGAGCTCCCACCCAAGAAATCCTACctcatttttctttctcactgtCAAGAATGGTCTTGCTGCTTGGTCTTTTTTCTGGCTCTCTATATACTGTTCTActccctcttctgctttctctcatAATAGTCTTGGTCTTTCTTGCTCATGCTGTGTCTCATGACACAAAACCCAACTCCAGACTCACCGTGTTAAGTGACAATTTACATCCTTAATGCCTGCAAAGCCTACACTCTCTTAAATCCTCTGTGAACCTACATGTCCTCCGCACAGGCTCTCCCCTCTACCTGTTATCCCGCACTGCCCCTAAGTGTTCAATAAATAATCATGCATACATCAACACACTTGCATATGCGCATTTAAGCACACCAATGAACACATACATGCCCatataaacacattttatcCCTTAGCTTTATCACATTTACTGTGATGTACATTTATGTAATGTATAGCATGTAGCTCAAAGAATCATATTCATATGaaattaaagagaaaacagtGGATGGACTCAGGAGGAACAAATCTGAGTTGGCACTATGTGGAATATAGTTGAAGAAGTACATGTCAGTTAAATCATTCCACTGATTTCCACTAAGGTTTTAGAATGCATAATAATACATAGAGTGGTCTGCtctagcaaaataaaaatataaaacacataatCATTTTGATTTAGATTGGATTTCAGTATAGATTCACAATCATTTGAAGTATATAATGCTTTGCACTATTCATCAGGGTGTTGTGTTTCCACATATTAACGTGGATCCACTGACAGCATCTCCTCATTTCTCTCTGTAGCGGGTCATCCGCAGCAGAAGCCAATCTATGGACGCCATGGGCCTCAGTAACAAGAAGTCACACACAGTCTCCACTAGTCACAGTGGCAGCTTTACCCACAATCCCGCAGAGAGTCCCAAAACCCCAGGGATTGTAAGTAGCCCATTTTGGTTCACACGTTGCCCACCTAACACTTAGATTCAGGGTATAGTATACTCGCAGAGCAGTGGGTTCACGTACAAAATAAATTAACCACTATTCTTTCTCGTAAGAAGCACTTTGGGAAATTACTCTTGTTGGCACACTGGAGCACTTTACTTTGATCAGTATGTTCACATCAAAGCACTTGCTTTCATTCCCTAGATTTTAAATTCACTATTGCTTTTACTAAATCACATTTCACTGATCAGCCTTTTTCCACGTACAGTTCATAGTGTTCATGTTAATACCTTTTTTTATTTGGAAAATTAACAGAAGAGCTCATCCGCTATTTGTCATTCATCCTCATCTGTTTAAAGAATCGTTATCTTCACAAAGAGTGACCGACTTCTAGGATGATGTTATAAAAGAATGTCAGTTGTGGAATTAACCCAGTGATTTTCTTATCAGTATATATAGATGACTGATTGCCTGTGAGCCCCAGTCTAGTCTCTATTCCAAGTTGTGAAGTGAGCtcagtccagctgctgtatgACTACCCAGACTCCCTTGCTCCTCTGTGCTTTGTCATATATCCTCCTGcaaatattgtaattttttgAAGCAGCCTTGTGCATGTGTGGCTGAAGAAGATGCATGGCACAAACCATAGGAGCTCACTGTCTTGTTTGTGTCTCTTTGAAAGATAGATAATTTATTTTCAAACTTGTTTAAGATTTGCTGCAGCGTGCCATTTGGTTACTAACTTTACTAACCCAGTTTATAAAAGAAGACAGATTTCTGGAAGCTACCCTTTGGTTTGCATCAGCCTTTTTGccccatttcttctttttctgaatGCATCACTAAACTGACTTGTATCCCTCAGGGCAGAAACTGCTGGCATGCCCGCTACCTTGACACTCTATATCCTGCTGTGCCCTCCTATGTTGGACCCCAACCCGCTTCTGCTCTATAACGCCTTTCACTGTTTCCTCGATATTATGTCTTCTCTGTTGAGTCTTGTTGCAGTCTcctttttaagcattttttgcACCTTGCTGTTTAAATTCTCTGTGCTGTGCGCATGAGATCTTATGAtgtgttcttttcttttccttcccccTCTTGCTTTTTCaatctcctctctctctgtttctgcttTCCTTGCCCTGTCTTGTGTACCTCAGTCATTGCTTGTCCCAGGGAAAAGTCCCAGTAAATATGGACGTCGAGGCAGTGCCATAGGGATAGGAACAATAGAAGAGGTCCACGTATATTCTACCTACTTATTTAAACCATTTCTTTAATTTACTATTGTCTTTGTATAAAGTAATGTTTAATTAGTATTTACCTTGTTTTAAGtttaaaatacagtttaatTCCTGTGGCTGTGAGAGGTTTTCGGATTTGAAGAATTTATCAGTTATAATGATACTTGTCGAGTTATAGTTTTAATTACAATTtccttcatttcattcatttgcaCAACCATTTTGGGTTTTGGTAGACAGAAGGCAGATCAGTATCAGgactttcatgcatgaatttgTTTGCACCATCTTACTTTTAAGTTAGTTAAAAgtaactgcaagagaaaaatatattgtgaaagGAGAAGATAAACAAACTCCCACTTGTGTTCTCATAGACAGTCACACATCAATGAATCATACTGCATCTTAAATTAAAAGTGTGCACCAGCCAAGCTGATGTACACGCTGCAcccaagaaaataaaatgtcagaGATGATCAGATGTTCAGAGATAAGAGTAAAAATAATCAGTTAAAGAATATATGATTTTTTGTCTGGAACCAAGTTTATCAtggatttgtaaaaaaaaaaaaaaagtttttacaaaGTTTGTCATAACTTTAACTCAGGGTTTATCCAACCATCACTTCAGAATTCCTCTACAAGATATTTCTACATGTAGAAAGCTTTCACTGTATGCACTGCATATCATGTTTTGTTGTTATTACACTATCCCCAAACTGTGTGTCTTACTTTCCTCTCCCTACCCACCGTCAGTCATTGATCATTCCTGGGAAAAGCCCAACCAGGAAAAAGTCTGGGCCGTTCAGCTCCCGTCGCAGTAGTGCTATTGGCATCGAGAACATCCAGGAGGTCCAAGAGAGGAGGTGAGAGGACAGAGCAGAGCTGATCAGCAGAGAGTGGGTAGTGAAGAGAGAACAGTGTTGCAACAGATGGAAGACAGGACATTAAAATGAGGGATGCAGCTATTAGAAAATGCACTGTGTAAGATCAAATCCTAAGAGAAGGGCTTGTCAATGCttgatttgattaaaaaaaaacaactgcacaGCTGTTGGCTGCTGTCAGTGGTTCAGCTCATAATGCTCAGTTTTAGGGTGGAGCCATGCTGAGTGACATGAATGCATTGTAACCATTTATTGTTAAACAAAATCAGATGAGCTATTTTGACTACTTTATATCCTCTCCTGAAGCCGAGAAGTATCACCCAACACCCAGAGGACACCAGAGAGTAGCCACATGTCACAGGAAAACAAATCAGACAACTCCTCCAATCACAGTTCTCCAGAGTTTCCTACCACAAAGAACAGGTGACTGTTAATTTCATTATGTAAGAGTATACTACTTTGTATTAtagtcacacacacattgaaTCCGTTTGAAAAGGCTGCATTGTATTTTGTAGAATGGAACAGTGACATGGACGATTGCTCTCCAAGTCATAGTCCTAATCCTCTTCAGCCAAATGAATATAACAACCCAAAACGTTCACATTATTCAGTCAAACTGTGATCAAGCTATTGTTCCTTTGCTTGTAACTGCTTTTTTAGGGAACAAAAGATGAACTCTGACATAAAGATGGCAAAGTAATTAGACTTTTGAAgtgcacattattttattttattttttcaacattCCTAAATGAACTCGGTAGAAGGAAACCACAAAGTGATTATGTGATCAGAGTGACCCAGGTGTGTAGTTTGGCAATGTGTTGCAGGGCACCGTCTATCCCTGAGGCGCAGGACCTTTCCCGCTCCTCCTCCAATGCCA
This genomic interval from Oreochromis niloticus isolate F11D_XX linkage group LG5, O_niloticus_UMD_NMBU, whole genome shotgun sequence contains the following:
- the rap1gapb gene encoding rap1 GTPase-activating protein 1 isoform X9, coding for MKAEGKQDGRIRRISDEVEPPLAHSHPPFLFPSLSKTSDLFAMIERLQGYRMDEQRCPLPPPLKTEEDYIPYPSVHEVLGRSSPFPLILLPQFGGYWIEGTNHEPKDPPEADQPPCPTSHIKLETNSTAKIYRKQFMGKEHFNYYTMDAALGHLVFSMKYDVIGDQEHLRLMLRTKQKTYHDVIPISCLTEFPNVVQMAKLVCEEVNVDRFYPVLYPKASRLIVTFDEHVISNNFKFGVIYQKFGQTSEEELFGNMEESPAFVEFLEFLGHKIELHDFKGFRGGLDVTHGQTGTESVYTNFHNKEIMFHVSTKLPYTEGDSQQLQRKRHIGNDIVAIVFQEENTPFVPDMIQSNFLHAYVVVQVENACTDNVTYKVSVTARDDVPFFGPALPDPAIFKKGPEFHEFLFTKLINAEYACYKAEKFAKLEERTRSALLETLYEELHINSQSMMGLGGDEDKLENGGGGGGGGGGGFFESFKRVIRSRSQSMDAMGLSNKKSHTVSTSHSGSFTHNPAESPKTPGISLLVPGKSPSKYGRRGSAIGIGTIEESLIIPGKSPTRKKSGPFSSRRSSAIGIENIQEVQERSREVSPNTQRTPESSHMSQENKSDNSSNHSSPEFPTTKNSLAMCCRAPSIPEAQDLSRSSSNASSFASVVEEHEAEEEYDTGLESVSCVTPVKKDSFVYSSGVEDSASQGNLPAASRLQQQPDAARTLEPKGTDSRSKMERAQQEHKFSSNC
- the rap1gapb gene encoding rap1 GTPase-activating protein 1 isoform X1, with amino-acid sequence MSQRKRSFTFGAYGGIDKTFSRTRSLWKQDGRIRRISDEVEPPLAHSHPPFLFPSLSKTSDLFAMIERLQGYRMDEQRCPLPPPLKTEEDYIPYPSVHEVLGRSSPFPLILLPQFGGYWIEGTNHEPKDPPEADQPPCPTSHIKLETNSTAKIYRKQFMGKEHFNYYTMDAALGHLVFSMKYDVIGDQEHLRLMLRTKQKTYHDVIPISCLTEFPNVVQMAKLVCEEVNVDRFYPVLYPKASRLIVTFDEHVISNNFKFGVIYQKFGQTSEEELFGNMEESPAFVEFLEFLGHKIELHDFKGFRGGLDVTHGQTGTESVYTNFHNKEIMFHVSTKLPYTEGDSQQLQRKRHIGNDIVAIVFQEENTPFVPDMIQSNFLHAYVVVQVENACTDNVTYKVSVTARDDVPFFGPALPDPAIFKKGPEFHEFLFTKLINAEYACYKAEKFAKLEERTRSALLETLYEELHINSQSMMGLGGDEDKLENGGGGGGGGGGGFFESFKRVIRSRSQSMDAMGLSNKKSHTVSTSHSGSFTHNPAESPKTPGISLLVPGKSPSKYGRRGSAIGIGTIEESLIIPGKSPTRKKSGPFSSRRSSAIGIENIQEVQERSREVSPNTQRTPESSHMSQENKSDNSSNHSSPEFPTTKNSLAMCCRAPSIPEAQDLSRSSSNASSFASVVEEHEAEEEYDTGLESVSCVTPVKKDSFVYSSGVEDSASQGNLPAASRLQQQPDAARTLEPKGTDSRSKMERAQQEHKFSSNC
- the rap1gapb gene encoding rap1 GTPase-activating protein 1 isoform X10, which produces MTELRMAENVLLDRLLSSPPSKPVFKRRCLSDTSDLFAMIERLQGYRMDEQRCPLPPPLKTEEDYIPYPSVHEVLGRSSPFPLILLPQFGGYWIEGTNHEPKDPPEADQPPCPTSHIKLETNSTAKIYRKQFMGKEHFNYYTMDAALGHLVFSMKYDVIGDQEHLRLMLRTKQKTYHDVIPISCLTEFPNVVQMAKLVCEEVNVDRFYPVLYPKASRLIVTFDEHVISNNFKFGVIYQKFGQTSEEELFGNMEESPAFVEFLEFLGHKIELHDFKGFRGGLDVTHGQTGTESVYTNFHNKEIMFHVSTKLPYTEGDSQQLQRKRHIGNDIVAIVFQEENTPFVPDMIQSNFLHAYVVVQVENACTDNVTYKVSVTARDDVPFFGPALPDPAIFKKGPEFHEFLFTKLINAEYACYKAEKFAKLEERTRSALLETLYEELHINSQSMMGLGGDEDKLENGGGGGGGGGGGFFESFKRVIRSRSQSMDAMGLSNKKSHTVSTSHSGSFTHNPAESPKTPGISLLVPGKSPSKYGRRGSAIGIGTIEESLIIPGKSPTRKKSGPFSSRRSSAIGIENIQEVQERSREVSPNTQRTPESSHMSQENKSDNSSNHSSPEFPTTKNSLAMCCRAPSIPEAQDLSRSSSNASSFASVVEEHEAEEEYDTGLESVSCVTPVKKDSFVYSSGVEDSASQGNLPAASRLQQQPDAARTLEPKGTDSRSKMERAQQEHKFSSNC